The Budorcas taxicolor isolate Tak-1 chromosome 5, Takin1.1, whole genome shotgun sequence genome includes a window with the following:
- the LOC128047924 gene encoding NKG2-A/NKG2-B type II integral membrane protein-like, translating to MNNQGVTYAELKGVKNSKRQKIKSKVSKSSISMTEQELTYVELNLQNASQNLHGNDENYHSKDSPSPPEKFIAGILGIICFVLMSTVLTVIIVTPSTVIQEQNYSSLTTRLQKEYHCGHCPKDWLTYSNNCYYTSLEKKSWNESLISCATKNSTLLYIDNEEEMEFLMSLSLISWIQVSRAGRGHPWMWLNGSTCKLQITDYLPGEQNCAVQSEWGIKAEDCQFPNAYHCKHKLEN from the exons ATGAATAACCAAGGAGTAACCTATGCAGAACTGAAGGGAGTCAAGAACTCaaagaggcagaaaataaaatctaaggtTTCTAAAAGTTCCATTTCAATGACTGAGCAGGAATTAACATATGTAGAATTAAATCTTCAAAATGCTTCTCAGAATCTTCATGGGAACGACGAGAATTACCACTCCAAAG ATTCACCATCACCTCCAGAGAAGTTCATTGCTGGGATCCTGGGAATCATCTGCTTTGTCTTGATGTCCACTGTGTTGACAGTGATCATTGTTACTCCCT CTACTGTAATACAGGAACAGAATTACTCCTCTCTCACAACAAGGCTCCAGAAAG AATATCATTGTGGTCATTGCCCAAAAGACTGGCTTACATATTCCAACAATTGCTATTATACTagtctggaaaaaaaatcatggaatGAGAGCTTGATATCCTGTGCTACTAAGAATTCTACTCTGCTTTATATAGATaatgaagaggaaatg GAATTTCTGATGTCCCTATCACTTATATCGTGGATTCAAGTCTCTCGTGCAGGCCGCGGTCATCCTTGGATGTGGCTAAATGGTTCAACTTGCAAACTACA GATAACAGACTATTTACCTGGTGAACAAAACTGTGCTGTACAATCTGAATGGGGCATAAAAGCAGAAGACTGTCAGTTTCCAAATGCATATCATTGCAAGCACAAGCTTGAGAATTAA